A single Phoenix dactylifera cultivar Barhee BC4 chromosome 1, palm_55x_up_171113_PBpolish2nd_filt_p, whole genome shotgun sequence DNA region contains:
- the LOC103716465 gene encoding serine/threonine-protein kinase D6PK-like codes for MASKTVPQTCSEQLLKTPANQTVESHSHKPSPLQISKPSKSEPTTPRRMPKSVSQSTPKHSAAEAPDQKPNHHRKDSIDSLPDKVPQKTVLSPESKDMHPSSGGLKQPVQQADPEELPQLNGTTGLEGNVDQEKKISERSSANDSFVSAKVSDGTSSVTKTSGSAKISDRADFVESGKSSMCRASTSTDISDESSCSSMSSSATKPHKANDSRWEAIQMVRARDGALGLSHFRLLKRLGCGDIGSVYLSELSGTKSYFAMKVMDKASLASRKKLLRAQTEREILQSLDHPFLPTLYTHFETDKFSCLVMEFCPGGDLHTLRQRQPGKYFPEQAAKFYVAEVLLALEYLHMLGIIYRDLKPENVLVREDGHIMLSDFDLSLRCAVSPTLIKSSNPDAESFRRNNPVYCVQPACIEPSCIQPSCVAPTTCFGPRLFSKSKKERKPKPEIGNQVSPLPELIAEPTDARSMSFVGTHEYLAPEIIKGEGHGSAVDWWTFGIFLYELLFGKTPFKGSGNRATLFNVVGQPLRFPESPIVSFSARDLIRGLLVKEPQHRLAYKRGATEIKQHPFFEGVNWALIRCASPPEIPKPVEVDWSPRPPASTSEKVASAANQKGSDNYLEFDFF; via the exons ATGGCTTCAAAAACTGTTCCTCAAACTTGCTCTGAACAACTGCTCAAAACACCTGCTAACCAAACAGTAGAGTCACATTCTCATAAGCCATCACCTTTGCAGATTTCTAAGCCAAGCAAATCAGAGCCCACTACGCCCAGAAGAATGCCAAAATCTGTCAGTCAGAGCACACCAAAACATAGTGCGGCAGAGGCACCAGACCAAAAACCAAATCACCATCGAAAAGATTCTATTGACTCTTTACCAGATAAGGTTCCTCAGAAGACTGTCCTTTCTCCAGAATCTAAAGATATGCATCCCTCCTCTGGTGGTCTGAAACAACCAGTACAACAAGCAGATCCAGAGGAACTGCCACAATTGAATGGGACCACAGGCTTGGAGGGTAATGtagatcaagaaaagaaaatctcagagcGGAGCAGTGCAAATGATAGCTTTGTTTCTGCTAAAGTTAGTGATGGAACCAGCAGTGTCACAAAGACCAGCGGAAGTGCTAAGATCAGTGACCGAGCTGACTTTGTTGAGAGTGGAAAGAGCAGCATGTGCAGGGCTAGTACAAGCACTGATATCAGTGATGAGAGCTCATGTAGCAGCATGAGTAGTAGTGCCACAAAGCCTCACAAGGCAAATGATTCAAGATGGGAAGCGATTCAAATGGTGCGAGCTAGAGATGGTgctctgggtttgagccatttTCGGCTTCTAAAGAGACTAGGCTGTGGTGATATTGGTAGTGTGTATCTATCAGAATTAAGTGGAACAAAGAGTTATTTTGCAATGAAGGTCATGGACAAGGCATCTCTGGCAAGTCGCAAGAAGCTGCTTAGGGCTCAGACTGAGAGGGAGATACTGCAGTCCCTTGATCATCCATTTCTTCCAACATTGTACACCCATTTTGAGACTGATAAATTCTCATGTCTGGTGATGGAGTTCTGCCCTGGAGGAGATTTACACACCCTTCGACAGAGGCAACCTGGGAAATATTTTCCAGAACAAGCTGCAAA GTTCTATGTGGCGGAGGTCCTCCTTGCACTGGAGTATTTACACATGCTTGGCATCATATACCGTGATCTTAAGCCGGAGAATGTACTTGTGCGGGAAGATGGGCATATCATGCTCTCCGACTTTGACCTCTCTCTCCGATGTGCAGTTAGTCCCACCCTTATCAAGTCCTCAAACCCCGACGCTGAGTCCTTCCGAAGAAACAACCCAGTCTACTGTGTCCAGCCTGCTTGCATTGAGCCATCCTGCATCCAGCCTTCATGCGTGGCCCCTACCACATGCTTTGGGCCCCGCCTTTTCTCCAAGTCCAAGAAGGAGCGGAAACCAAAACCTGAGATTGGAAACCAGGTCAGCCCATTGCCTGAGCTCATAGCAGAGCCTACGGATGCTCGGTCGATGTCGTTTGTTGGTACACACGAGTACTTGGCCCCCGAGATCATCAAAGGTGAGGGCCATGGGAGCGCCGTGGACTGGTGGACATTTGGCATCTTCTTGTATGAGCTTTTGTTTGGCAAAACTCCATTTAAAGGGTCAGGTAACAGGGCCACGCTCTTCAATGTTGTTGGGCAGCCATTGCGGTTCCCAGAGTCTCCAATTGTGAGCTTCTCTGCAAGAGACCTGATAAGGGGACTGCTTGTGAAAGAGCCACAGCATAGGCTCGCATACAAGCGTGGGGCTACAGAGATCAAACAGCACCCATTCTTTGAGGGTGTGAACTGGGCCTTGATACGGTGTGCAAGCCCTCCAGAGATCCCAAAACC